One window from the genome of Dermacentor silvarum isolate Dsil-2018 chromosome 5, BIME_Dsil_1.4, whole genome shotgun sequence encodes:
- the LOC119452995 gene encoding protein argonaute-4, translating to MMMPRYGGRGRARKAVPGGGVAPAALSSASTTRSSFVQALQQRVVSQTRPAAISPPSPVTTSYCDGFVSPRTVGGTAVGSPPAPVSPTTPPRTAPVVTTLTPTGSPNDEMRIREMERSLPSHFPRRPAHGKLGRPIQLIANHFSIEIPDGNVYHYDVEIYSETSAGAKVPEQKKYRCLSTKINRLVIEMLVQKYRHDLSNCIPAFDGRKNLYTRHQLNFRERTFSVELNEDQRIQKFIVKIQYAATVNLDALHAVYQNRVNTVPQEVLQAIDIVVRHGPSMKLTPVGRSFFKVPPPHELNALGGGREVWFGYYTSVRPAQWKPMLNVDISATAFYESLPLVSFMCKIFGDSRREMTPADFKQLRDFHHARLNKELKGLRVKVTHLPYPRKYKVARVTKESANQIFFNECGKRTSVAEYFEKRYGRLAYPHFPCVQSGSLEHPVYIPLEVCEMVEGQHCRKKLDENQTAEMIKRTAKPPSKRFQEIRQSVRDLVNSTEDYLREFNIKISTDPTQLKGRVLEPPSLVFENNSLSKPREGTWELRGQHFYKAATMDRWTLVSLSRFAQRDSLDNFVKMLTRIGLELGMRIDQPLEVSAPDHNRRSIRSILSEQQQKHSKLQMVVIVITKTTNYAEIKQVAETELGLRTQCVLENNVVKKCNVALVQNLCQKINAKMGGTNNSLLAQEKPALFQKPVIIIGADVSHPSPGDRVRPSIAACVGSLDSIPSKFHATVRIQMEHAEAKARVEIIRDLKEMVKDMLKAFFRATRHKPERIIFYRDGVSEGQFLEVRNREVSAIRLACKELSPNESYEPALTFIVVQKRHHTRFMPANDRDGVGKFRNVPPGTTVDSVVTHPLDFDFFLCSHFGIQGTSRPAHYYIVWDDSNFTADELQKLSYYLCHTYARCARSVSIPAPVYYAHLAALRAKNHILSKVDVSSSSSDSSGGSGDNAATSQYVEAVRVLEALQTSMYFV from the exons CGGTGCCCGGCGGAGGCGTGGCCCCCGCAGCGCTGTCTTCCGCGAGTACCACGCGAAGTTCCTTCGTGCAGGCTCTTCAGCAGCGGGTGGTGTCCCAGACGCGCCCTGCTGCGATCTCACCACCGAGCCCGGTGACGACCAGCTACTGTGACGGCTTCGTCAGCCCGCGAACGGTGGGCGGCACGGCGGTGGGCAGCCCGCCCGCCCCTGTCTCGCCGACGACGCCACCCCGCACCGCTCCTGTCGTCACCACCTTGACCCCTACTGGGTCGCCCAACGACGAGATGCGGATCAGG GAGATGGAACGGTCCCTTCCTTCGCACTTTCCTCGGCGGCCCGCGCACGGAAAGCTTGGCCGGCCGATCCAGTTGATCGCCAACCACTTCAGCATTGAGATCCCCGACGGCAACGTGTATCACTACGACGTGGAGATCTACTCCGAGACCTCGGCGGGGGCCAAGGTGCCCGAGCAGAAAAAGTACCGCTGCCTGAGCACCAAGATCAACCGCCTGGTGATCGAGATGCTCGTCCAGAAGTACCGACACGATCTCTCCAACTGCATTCCAGCTTTCGACGGCCGCAAGAACCTGTACACGCGACACCAGCTCAACTTCCGCGAGCGGACCTTCTCCGTTGAACTGAACGAGGACCAGAGGATCCAGAAGTTCATCGTCAAGATCCAGTACGCGGCCACGGTGAATCTGGACGCCCTGCACGCCGTCTACCAGAATCGCGTGAACACGGTGCCCCAGGAGGTGTTGCAGGCGATCGACATCGTCGTTCGCCACGGACCGTCGATGAAGCTGACGCCCGTCGGGCGGTCCTTCTTCAAGGTGCCGCCGCCGCACGAGCTGAACGCGCTGGGCGGTGGCCGCGAGGTGTGGTTCGGCTACTACACGAGCGTGCGGCCGGCCCAGTGGAAGCCCATGCTAAACGTGGACATTTCGGCGACCGCTTTCTACGAGTCCCTGCCCCTGGTCAGCTTCATGTGCAAGATCTTCGGTGACAGCCGGCGCGAGATGACGCCCGCCGACTTCAAGCAGCTGCGCGACTTTCACCACGCGCGGCTCAACAAGGAGTTGAAGGGGCTGCGCGTCAAGGTCACGCATCTGCCCTACCCGCGCAAGTACAAGGTTGCGCGCGTCACCAAGGAGTCGGCCAACCAGATCTTCTTCAACGAGTGCGGCAAGAGGACCTCAGTGGCCGAGTATTTCGAGAAGCGCTACGGCCGCCTGGCGTACCCGCACTTTCCCTGCGTGCAGAGTGGCAGCCTCGAGCACCCGGTCTACATTCCGCTCGAGGTGTGCGAGATGGTCGAGGGCCAGCACTGCCGCAAAAAGCTCGACGAGAACCAGACCGCCGAGATGATCAAGCGCACGGCCAAGCCACCTTCCAAGCGCTtccag GAGATTCGCCAGTCCGTGCGTGACCTGGTGAACAGCACCGAGGATTACCTGCGCGAGTTCAACATCAAGATCAGCACCGATCCGACGCAGCTCAAGGGCCGAGTGCTCGAGCCCCCTTCGCTGGTGTTCGAGAACAACTCGCTCAGTAAGCCGCGCGAGGGCACGTGGGAGCTTCGCGGCCAACACTTCTACAAGGCGGCCACCATGGACCGCTGGACGTTGGTCAGCCTGAGCCGGTTCGCGCAGCGCGACAGCCTCGACAACTTCGTCAAGATGCTCACGCGCATCGGCCTCGAACTGGGCATGCGCATCGACCAGCCGCTCGAGGTGTCCGCGCccgaccacaaccggcgttccaTCCGTTCCATCCTGAGcgagcagcagcagaagcacaGCAAGCTCCAGATGGTCGTCATCGTGATCACCAAGACAACCAACTACGCCGAGATCAAGCAGGTGGCCGAGACCGAGCTCGGCCTGCGCACCCAGTGCGTGCTGGAGAACAACGTGGTCAAGAAGTGCAACGTGGCGCTCGTGCAGAACCTGTGTCAGAAGATCAACGCTAAGATGGGCGGCACCAACAACAGCCTGCTGGCGCAGGAGAAGCCCGCGCTGTTCCAGAAGCCCGTGATCATCATCGGCGCCGACGTGTCCCACCCGTCGCCCGGCGACAGGGTCCGGCCCTCGATCGCCGCCTGCGTCGGCAGTCTCGACTCGATTCCGTCCAAGTTCCACGCCACCGTCCGCATCCAGATGGAGCACGCCGAGGCCAAGGCGCGAGTCGAGATCATCCGGGACCTCAAGGAGATGGTGAAGGACATGCTCAAGGCCTTCTTCCGCGCCACCAGGCACAAGCCGGAGCGCATCATCTTCTACCGCGACGGCGTCAGCGAGGGACAGTTCCTCGAAGTCCGAAATCGCGAG GTGAGCGCCATCCGGCTGGCGTGCAAGGAGCTGTCGCCGAACGAGTCGTACGAGCCGGCGCTCACCTTTATCGTGGTGCAGAAGCGCCATCACACGCGATTCATGCCGGCCAACGACCGCGACGGCGTCGGCAAGTTCCGCAATGTGCCGCCGGGCACCACCGTCGACTCTGTGGTCACGCACCCGCTGGACTTCGACTTCTTCCTCTGCAGCCACTTCGGCATCCAG GGTACGAGCCGCCCGGCGCACTACTACATCGTCTGGGATGACTCCAACTTCACGGCGGACGAGCTGCAGAAGCTGAGCTACTACCTCTGCCACACGTACGCCCGTTGCGCTCGCAGCGTCAGCATCCCTGCGCCCGTCTACTACGCGCACCTGGCCGCGTTACGGGCCAAGAACCACATCCTGAGCAAGGTGGACGTGTCCAGCTCCAGCAGCGACTCTTCTGGGGGCAGCGGGGACAACGCTGCCACCAGCCAGTACGTCGAGGCCGTCCGGGTCCTGGAAGCACTCCAGACCTCGATGTACTTCGTCTGA